A genomic region of Kluyveromyces marxianus DMKU3-1042 DNA, complete genome, chromosome 5 contains the following coding sequences:
- the SVF1 gene encoding Svf1p, which produces MLKWIQGGISAVTGIAEPEYGPEYIHTSAERVKGKQPFHVTDRKDFEWQNPDHTSVETATFYFTDLENGYAGFAQVIHSNIVGLHTTAQFTFKIYHKEDVDKQIWTSVKLENFRIEGPNFYADNLSIEMNEEGTEVEFKSTVAENVDVQFKIKRSVSGVKVGEDPSTYYGDDVTQPWGSMRHVFWPRNSITGTISAKNEQQDVSIDLTLSEEHKHYSMYVLAMQGMKPHHAAKAWNFMNFQSETHSAVLMEFITPKSYGTTKMSVGIVCDSSNVLAVTVDNDAQHVDPQIDSVGWPVPKEIAISFKGVPATATDETVETAEPFLAVVKGKLDNLVERVDVMAEIPNFVKNIVSGVAGTKPYIYQFFEDFTLTIKDEESKGLGWCEVTFISEANDVEVPEGEE; this is translated from the coding sequence ATGTTGAAGTGGATTCAAGGTGGTATTAGTGCAGTTACGGGTATTGCAGAGCCAGAATACGGTCCTGAGTATATTCATACGTCAGCAGAAAGAGTTAAGGGGAAGCAGCCATTCCATGTGACGGATCGGAAGGATTTTGAGTGGCAGAACCCGGACCATACTAGTGTTGAGACGGCTACATTTTACTTTACGGATCTTGAGAACGGGTATGCTGGGTTTGCGCAGGTGATTCACTCTAATATTGTTGGGTTGCATACTACGGCGCAGTTTACTTTCAAGATTTACCATAAGGAGGATGTTGACAAGCAGATTTGGACGTCGGTGAAGCTTGAGAACTTTAGAATCGAGGGTCCAAACTTCTATGCAGACAACTTGTCGATTGAGATGAACGAGGAAGGGACTGAGGTTGAGTTCAAGTCTACCGTTGCTGAGAATGTTGATGTCCAGTTTAAGATCAAGAGGTCTGTTTCTGGTGTCAAGGTGGGCGAGGACCCATCGACTTATTATGGGGACGATGTTACACAGCCTTGGGGTAGCATGAGACACGTTTTCTGGCCTAGAAACTCGATCACGGGTACTATCTCGGCTAAGAACGAGCAACAGGATGTTAGCATCGATTTGACACTTTCGGAGGAGCACAAGCATTACTCGATGTACGTTTTGGCTATGCAAGGTATGAAGCCTCACCATGCGGCCAAGGCCTGGAATTTCATGAACTTCCAGTCCGAGACCCACTCTGCAGTGCTCATGGAGTTCATCACACCCAAGTCCTATGGCACCACGAAGATGAGTGTTGGGATTGTGTGTGACAGCTCTAACGTTTTGGCTGTTACAGTGGATAACGATGCACAGCATGTGGACCCACAGATCGACTCTGTTGGGTGGCCTGTTCCCAAGGAGATTGCAATCTCCTTCAAGGGTGTGCCGGCTACTGCCACAGATGAGACTGTGGAGACTGCAGAGCCTTTCCTTGCTGTTGTCAAGGGTAAACTAGACAACCTTGTAGAGAGAGTTGACGTCATGGCTGAGATTCCAAACTTTGTGAAGAACATCGTTTCAGGTGTCGCAGGAACCAAGCCTTACATCTACCAGTTCTTCGAGGACTTCACCTTGACCATCAAGGATGAGGAGAGCAAGGGTCTTGGCTGGTGCGAGGTCACGTTCATTTCAGAAGCAAATGACGTAGAGGTCCCAGAAGGCGAGGAATAG
- the RRM3 gene encoding DNA helicase, whose amino-acid sequence MFSFTKKKKKTGSSGKAQAAGKAQATGKAAPGQSTLNMFFKVKKEPERPERQGLGSGPGSRLTAGSRTSSLLSSFQSQGSFDNDSGNDGFSLLQPKKQVKNFKPVASSTRQLPPQPMMPVERSLSGVKRTLSSLDVFSESSFSQGSAATATTSQSFGSSQGGSASQSISLSAVKRLKPIPRGSVASHGSSKGQKTSGASSLQLTQEQRRVIDYVCKDRLNVFYTGSAGTGKSVVLKTIISVLNSKYGKDAVAVTASTGLAAVNIGGITINKFSGVGIGQGDAPRLINMVKRNKNSLQRWKRTKVLIVDEISMIDGVFLDKLDAIGRGLLNKSKPFGGIQLVFTGDFFQLPPVPDRDSNKPAPIFCFESNVWKYAIHKTILLQQVFRQTDNELIELLNDIRMGTTSPDTMRLIKKFEKPVNYDDGIEPTELYPTRKEVDLSNKRRLERLPGYEIVYQAVDFIPPHINSNVLNNVMAEKEIKLKEDAQVMMLKNIDDTLVNGSLGKVLFFTTTSLFAEISKLFPDLSDPEVIEDMRCVCRATGLPPSGRPAQLQEDINARPTHRQEVLQFLLEKASKISNAPGVLSTIMFPVVKFIDKQDIRGYQIKLVEPEEFTVGETEKDSAIRKQLPLMLCWAISIHKSQGQTIDRLKVDLKRTFESGQVYVALSRAVSKDRLQITNFDASKIKVNEKVKEFYQGLHKVSAQP is encoded by the coding sequence ATGTTCAGCTTcacaaagaagaagaagaagacggGAAGCAGCGGCAAGGCGCAGGCCGCAGGCAAGGCGCAGGCCACAGGCAAGGCGGCGCCGGGCCAAAGCACGCTCAACATGTTCTTCAAGGTGAAAAAGGAGCCAGAGAGGCCAGAGAGACAGGGACTAGGGTCAGGGCCAGGCTCCCGCCTGACAGCAGGCTCAAGAACATCTTCGCTCCTCTCCTCATTCCAATCGCAAGGATCATTCGACAACGACTCCGGAAACGACGGGTTCAGCCTCCTGCAGCCGAAGAAACAGGTCAAAAACTTCAAGCCAGTCGCGTCTTCGACAAGACAGTTGCCACCACAGCCGATGATGCCCGTGGAAAGGTCCCTCTCAGGCGTGAAAAGAACGCTTTCGTCGCTAGATGTGTTCTCGGAGAGCTCGTTTTCCCAGGGCTCGGCTGCTACCGCGACCACCTCGCAAAGTTTTGGAAGCAGCCAGGGCGGCTCCGCTTCGCAAAGCATCTCGCTGTCCGCTGTGAAAAGACTCAAGCCGATTCCGCGCGGGTCTGTTGCTTCGCATGGGTCCTCGAAAGGGCAGAAAACTAGTGGTGCTTCCAGCCTCCAACTCACGCAGGAGCAGCGTCGCGTCATCGACTACGTTTGCAAAGATAGGCTCAACGTCTTCTATACGGGTAGCGCTGGTACTGGTAAATCTGTTGTGTTGAAAACGATCATCTCCGTTCTAAACTCCAAATACGGCAAGGATGCAGTAGCAGTAACAGCGTCGACGGGTCTAGCAGCGGTCAATATCGGCGGTATCACCATCAACAAGTTCTCTGGTGTCGGAATAGGCCAGGGAGACGCCCCAAGACTCATCAATATGGTCAaacgaaacaaaaacagCTTGCAAAGGTGGAAAAGAACCAAAGTGCTTATAGTGGACGAAATATCAATGATCGATGGTGTGTTCCTCGATAAATTGGACGCCATTGGACGGGGCTTGCTCAACAAGTCCAAACCCTTCGGTGGCATACAGCTCGTGTTTACTGGagatttcttccaactgCCTCCAGTTCCGGACAGAGACTCAAATAAACCGGCCCCAATATTCTGCTTTGAGAGTAACGTGTGGAAGTATGCCATACACAAGACCATCTTGCTACAACAAGTGTTCAGACAAACGGATAACGAACTTATTGAGCTTTTGAATGACATAAGAATGGGCACTACGTCCCCAGATACAATGAGACTCATCAAGAAGTTCGAAAAACCAGTGAATTACGATGACGGAATCGAACCAACAGAACTGTACCCAACCAGAAAGGAGGTCGACTTGTCAAACAAGAGAAGGCTCGAAAGATTGCCCGGGTATGAGATTGTTTACCAGGCCGTCGATTTCATCCCGCCGCATATCAATTCCAACGTGTTGAACAACGTCATGGCGGAGAAAGAGATTAAGCTCAAGGAGGATGCGCAAGTaatgatgttgaaaaatatcgACGACACCTTGGTCAACGGTTCGCTTGGGAaagttttgttcttcaCTACAACCTCTCTCTTTGCAGAGATCTCCAAACTCTTCCCTGATCTAAGCGACCCAGAGGTAATCGAGGATATGAGATGCGTTTGCAGAGCCACAGGCTTACCCCCCTCAGGAAGGCCCGCTCAGCTGCAAGAGGATATCAATGCAAGACCAACGCATAGGCAAGAGGTGCTACAGTTTTTGCTCGAGAAGGCTAGCAAAATCTCAAATGCTCCAGGCGTCCTTTCCACCATCATGTTCCCAGTGGTAAAATTTATAGACAAACAGGACATTAGAGGATACCAGATCAAACTGGTAGAACCCGAAGAATTCACCGTGGGTGAAACGGAGAAGGACTCCGCCATCAGAAAACAGCTTCCCCTCATGCTGTGCTGGGCAATATCTATTCACAAGTCACAAGGTCAAACCATTGATAGACTAAAAGTAGACTTGAAAAGAACGTTTGAATCCGGCCAAGTTTACGTAGCATTATCCAGAGCTGTATCAAAGGACAGGTTACAAATCACAAATTTTGATGCAAGCAAGATTAAAGTAAACGAAAAGGTTAAAGAATTTTACCAAGGTCTGCACAAAGTGAGCGCACAGCCATAA
- the PAN1 gene encoding actin cytoskeleton-regulatory complex protein PAN1 codes for MRVRFTKLLGRRALALLTGLVLLFFLLPSDQYVVNVDGTTSVLPKFEGKRAIVYSPFYKLANALSMGKSLSKILQASEKYHQIGTEWQRLKLQDKCRYYFEATAEINAEWSNDAVKTFHNENNLDDPLAELMMERIRMYDTCFLSGGLSWKKVFHKSKVDPTKLESRIFPFLSKTAKLRDMWPVIIDANHWTQTPKFSNPLLEGKDTWKLDDNHSFFYNWNMFASGKGIAMSLGLRHLDQFKKLLLTLEALNNTLPIQVVYNGAELTEFFLDDVHRFLNINALSQRVYFVNIGPLVDKSFASNYVKYFVNKWMALLFNTFSECILMDADVVSFTKPESYFDMNEYKNTGMLMFRDRNIIDEHTFKYCTDTMRMLFPSSEETILMDHKPTFPSSLIGNDNVDVDALSIEESIFYKFFIDLQLHHVDTPNQQQQPQQQQPIQPQQPVQQQYTGFQSFSNAGALAQQPTGYGQAQQQQQQPQVQQQPLQQQSTGFNSMMPQTSFGQQQMPTTFNNGMNAGPTAPLKPQQTGFYSQQQPLEPLKPTATGFINSFSNSGFNSTLKIPAMRLSFITTQDQAKFEKLFRSVVSPGSNTITGEQCRNILVKSGLQPSQLAKIWTLSDTNKAGELLFPEFALAMHLVNSVLQGDSIPYELDTKTKNEVSSFVDAINFSVSSDLDSEPKPKTPFDDLTAGISMMQPQPTGYMPQLSFGGPSQQPAAPQQQPSFTGLTQQPTGGYAPAPQTSFGNNLGAVGSQALQPQSTGYVAQTTTGGFPQQALNPQPTGGFSQQPLNPQATGGFTSVLNSQPTGNMPNTSFSQPQVPMQTGFSSTGGLLQPQATGYLPPSNFQATAPLQAQKTGFGNNDLYTQANLTSKFIAQKEDTITPEEKSLFYKIFETYDIEKKGQLNSATAVEIFRKSGLNRSDLEHIWNLCDINNSGNLDKQEFALGMHLVYRRLNGEVLPNTLPPSLVPSSTKILNTLKDQLKSNRDNKTKQPTKEDGYRFKNNDDELLPSSRNRRKTIDQSKKINENKEKIENLKRLINEKKELLQLEKSRLEKDKQREQSESADLLRSIENLKSQIQSLPSAQRNNSSNTAVPHDLQAKFDSLTIRLPNLLSEIAQVSTELNNAQLKSFKLKTPSSIIGTGPNGEITEYDRKKAKQKQILAARMAALTGKPVEENSSSSLEAEEQRYNEEVSRIQREHEKNRSIINDISTSIQELSSSVHAAIHGGASSGFEMEKWESGIGLEPEVRDFIIAWKNRRSFSNPSSNSGYPYGGMPSNNQGYTNGADSGSRQPSFSSPEEQAAYEKAQAKKKMEEKLAALGIKRKSGNSQSVSASPNPPQLSQRPSPQQSYSPQQQQQQQQQQQQQQQQQPPPAPPAPPAPPATQAQSAPQQQYQQHYQQQYQQPTQQQYQQQNASSPVNAVSPPPPPPPAVAAAPVAHEESDEDSDEEERRLLQQLEKLKLKKKQEKEARLAARNQSPVPAATQQPSAHVPALAPASVKPEKKDDEHDSWDDEPTPTNPPPRESQSSSHHQHNPFGQNQNTANTQPTPSETPKLSSTPTGGRNPFFKQTPTQTSSFDMRAAEQQRRIQRGLDDSDGWSEDEDEDDKKKEQEEEKKKEANAALVPVAPPLPQVSSSPEKESAQSAAPVPIAPPPIPSLGAGSSVIPPPPSLPSSINEEEPPVPVAPPLPQVNNNDNNNSSLPPVPVAPPLPQVNSSNSSLPPVPVAPPLPQVNSGNVAPAPVAPPVPVAPPLPQVSSNTDTLAVSGASADGEQAGSDDASDVLSIPDSVASDDDKFHTPAPTTEPQPEPESSVPDASAPSSAIPVPPPPPPMPVIPPPPPMP; via the exons ATGAGGGTCCGTTTCACTAAACTACTAGGCAGGAGGGCACTGGCTTTGCTCACTGGATTGGTGCTGCTATTTTTCTTACTTCCATCTGATCAATACGTCGTTAATGTCGATGGGACAACCAGTGTTTTACCAAAGTTCGAAGGTAAACGAGCCATTGTGTACTCTCCATTCTACAAATTGGCCAATGCTCTCAGCATGGGCAAGTCCCTCTCTAAAATATTACAAGCATCTGAGAAATACCATCAAATTGGCACAGAATGGCAAAGACTAAAGCTTCAAGACAAGTGCAGGTATTATTTCGAAGCAACCGCAGAGATTAATGCAGAATGGAGCAACGATGCAGTCAAGACTTTCCATAACGAAAATAACCTTGATGATCCCTTAGCCGAACTAATGATGGAAAGAATCAGGATGTATGACACTTGTTTCCTCTCTGGTGGGTTGTCATGGAAGAAAGTGTTCCACAAATCGAAGGTTGATCCTACTAAATTGGAGTCTCGGATCTTCCCATTTCTATCCAAGACGGCAAAGCTCAGGGATATGTGGCCCGTCATAATCGATGCTAACCACTGGACACAGACTCCCAAATTTAGCAATCCATTGCTAGAAGGTAAGGATACATGGAAATTGGACGACAAtcattctttcttttacaATTGGAATATGTTTGCATCTGGGAAAGGTATCGCGATGTCGTTGGGTTTAAGACATTTAGATCAGTTCAAGAAGCTTTTATTAACACTTGAGGCGCTCAATAATACATTGCCTATCCAGGTTGTGTACAACGGTGCTGAGCTCACGGAGTTTTTCTTGGACGACGTGCACAGGTTTCTTAACATAAATGCGCTTTCGCAAAGGGTATACTTTGTGAACATCGGACCCTTGGTCGACAAGAGTTTCGCCAGCAACTACGTTAAATATTTTGTGAACAAGTGGATGGCTCTATTATTCAATACTTTTTCCGAATGTATCCTCATGGATGCAGACGTCGTGTCGTTTACCAAGCCAGAGTCGTACTTTGACATGAATGAGTACAAGAATACAGGAATGCTTATGTTCAGAGATAGAAATATAATTGATGAACACACATTCAAGTACTGCACGGATACAATGAGAATGCTATTCCCCTCGTCGGAAGAAACCATTTTGATGGACCATAAACCTACTTTCCCATCGAGCTTGATAGGAAACGACAACGTCGACGTTGATGCACTAAGTATCGAAGAAAGTATCTTCTACAAATTTTTCATCGACTTGCAATTGCACCACGTCGACA CTCCTaaccaacagcagcagccacagcagcagcaaccaATACAGCCACAACAGCCTGTCCAACAACAGTATACCGGTTTTCAGTCGTTCAGTAACGCTGGTGCATTGGCCCAACAACCAACAGGGTACGGACAGGcgcagcaacagcagcaacaaccaCAGGTTCAGCAACAACCATTGCAACAACAATCTACAGGATTCAATTCTATGATGCCACAAACGTCATTTGGTCAGCAACAAATGCCTACGACTTTTAATAATGGGATGAATGCTGGACCAACTGCTCCTTTGAAACCACAACAGACTGGTTTCTACTCTCAGCAACAGCCATTAGAGCCATTGAAACCTACAGCTACGGGATTCATCAACTCTTTTTCCAACTCTGGATTCAACAGCACTCTGAAGATCCCTGCTATGAGGCTTTCTTTCATCACTACTCAGGATCAAGCGAAGTTCGAAAAGCTCTTTAGATCTGTGGTTTCTCCGGGTTCGAATACGATCACTGGTGAACAGTGTAGAAACATTTTGGTGAAATCTGGGTTACAACCTTCTCAATTGGCTAAAATTTGGACGCTTTCTGATACAAACAAGGCTGGTGAGTTGCTATTTCCTGAGTTTGCATTGGCTATGCATTTGGTGAATTCTGTGTTGCAAGGAGACTCAATTCCCTATGAGTTGGATACCAAGACCAAAAATGAAGTTTCTAGCTTTGTTGACGCGATCAACTTCAGTGTTTCCAGCGACTTGGACTCTGAGCCAAAGCCCAAGACACCCTTTGACGACTTGACCGCAGGAATTTCAATGATGCAACCTCAACCAACCGGGTATATGCCTCAACTCTCCTTTGGTGGTCCATCCCAGCAACCTGCAGCACCACAACAGCAACCTTCGTTTACAGGGCTGACTCAACAACCCACTGGTGGCTATGCTCCAGCTCCACAAACCTCGTTTGGAAATAACTTGGGTGCGGTAGGCAGTCAAGCATTACAGCCTCAATCAACTGGATACGTGGCACAAACAACTACTGGAGGTTTCCCTCAACAAGCTCTGAACCCTCAACCAACGGGCGGCTTCTCGCAACAACCTTTGAACCCTCAAGCTACGGGAGGTTTCACATCGGTATTGAACTCTCAACCAACGGGTAACATGCCAAACACTTCTTTCTCGCAGCCACAAGTTCCAATGCAAACTGGATTTTCTTCTACTGGTGGCTTGCTACAACCACAGGCTACTGGTTACTTACCCCCTTCAAATTTCCAAGCCACTGCGCCATTGCAAGCCCAAAAGACTGGTTTTGGAAACAACGATCTTTATACACAAGCTAACCTAACTTCCAAGTTCATCGCCCAAAAGGAAGACACTATAACGCCCGAAGAAAAATCATTGTTCTACAAGATTTTTGAGACATATGATATTGAGAAAAAGGGTCAACTAAATTCTGCGACTGCAGTTGAAATCTTCCGTAAGTCTGGGTTGAACAGATCAGACTTGGAACATATCTGGAACTTGTGTGATATTAACAACAGTGGTAATTTGGACAAGCAAGAGTTTGCATTGGGTATGCACTTGGTTTATCGTAGATTGAATGGTGAAGTCTTACCAAACACTCTACCTCCAAGCTTGGTTCCATCGTCCACTAAGATTTTGAATACTCTGAAGGACCAATTGAAATCTAACCGTGacaacaaaacaaaacagcCTACCAAGGAAGATGGATACCGCTTCAAGAACAACGATGATGAATTACTACCAAGTtcaagaaacagaagaaagactATTGACCAGTCCAAGAAGATCAATGAGAATAAggaaaaaattgaaaacttgaagaggCTGattaatgaaaagaaggagtTACTCCAATTGGAAAAGTCAAGATTGGAAAAGGATAAGCAAAGAGAGCAATCAGAATCTGCCGATTTGTTGAGATCAATTGAGAATCTAAAATCTCAAATTCAGTCCTTGCCTTCGGcacaaagaaacaactCATCGAATACCGCCGTTCCTCACGATTTGCAAGCGAAATTCGACTCCTTGACGATTAGACTCCCAAACTTATTGTCTGAAATAGCACAAGTCAGTACAGAGCTGAACAATGCCCAATTGAAGTCATTTAAACTCAAGACTCCTTCTTCCATTATTGGGACCGGTCCTAATGGTGAAATCACTGAATATGACCGTAAGAAAGCTAAGCAAAAGCAAATCCTTGCTGCCAGAATGGCTGCACTAACAGGTAAGCCAGTTGAAGAGAACTCTTCTAGCAGTCtggaagcagaagaacaacGTTACAATGAGGAAGTTTCTCGTATCCAAAGAGAACATGAGAAAAATCGTTCCATTATCAATGACATCAGCACTTCTATCCAGGAACTGTCCTCTTCGGTGCACGCTGCTATTCATGGTGGTGCTAGTTCCGGTTTTGAAATGGAGAAATGGGAATCTGGTATAGGCCTTGAACCTGAGGTTCGCGATTTCATCATTGCATggaaaaacagaagaagcttCTCCAATCCTTCCAGTAACAGTGGTTACCCATATGGTGGTATGCCTTCTAACAATCAAGGCTATACCAATGGTGCTGACTCTGGTTCTAGACAACCAAGCTTTAGCTCACCTGAAGAGCAAGCTGCATATGAAAAAGCCCAagctaagaagaagatggaagaaaaattaGCTGCATTGGGTATTAAGAGAAAGTCAGGTAACTCTCAGTCAGTTTCTGCCTCTCCTAATCCCCCACAATTATCGCAGAGACCATCCCCACAGCAGAGCTACTCCccacagcagcagcaacaacaacagcagcaacaacagcagcaacagcaacaacaacctcCTCCAGCACCACCGGCACCACCGGCACCACCAGCAACCCAGGCTCAATCTGCCCCTCAACAACAGTACCAACAACATTATCAGCAACAATACCAGCAGCCAACACAGCAGCAgtaccaacaacaaaatgCCTCTAGCCCAGTAAATGCTGTTTccccaccaccaccaccaccaccagccGTCGCCGCCGCTCCGGTGGCTCATGAAGAGTCTGATGAGGATTcagacgaagaagagagaagattgttgcaacaattggaaaaactgaagttaaagaagaagcaagaaaagGAGGCAAGACTGGCTGCAAGGAACCAAAGTCCTGTTCCTGCTGCCACTCAACAACCTTCTGCACATGTTCCCGCCCTCGCACCTGCATCTGTAAAaccagaaaagaaggacgATGAGCACGATTCATGGGACGACGAACCAACTCCAACAAACCCTCCTCCAAGAGAATCTCAAAGCTCTTCTCACCATCAACACAATCCTTTTGgtcaaaaccaaaacacCGCTAACACTCAACCAACACCAAGTGAAACTCCTAAATTGAGTAGCACCCCTACTGGTGGCAGAAACCCATTCTTTAAGCAAACTCCAACTCAAACATCATCTTTCGATATGAGAGCTGCTGAACAGCAGAGAAGGATCCAAAGAGGGTTAGATGACAGTGATGGTTGgtcagaagatgaggatgaagatgataaaaagaaggagcaagaagaagaaaagaagaaagaggcAAATGCTGCTCTAGTCCCAGTTGCACCACCTTTGCCACAAGTTTCTTCTAGTCCTGAAAAGGAATCTGCCCAATCAGCAGCTCCGGTACCAATTGCCCCTCCTCCAATTCCATCTTTAGGTGCTGGGTCTTCCGTtataccaccaccaccttcACTGCCATCCTCTATAAATGAAGAGGAGCCACCAGTGCCAGTGGCACCACCATTACCACAagtcaacaacaacgacaacaacaatagcTCGCTACCACCAGTTCCTGTTGCACCTCCATTGCCACAAgtcaacagcagcaacagctcACTTCCACCTGTTCCAGTGGCTCCTCCTTTGCCTCAGGTTAATAGTGGTAATGTTGCTCCTGCCCCAGTGGCACCACCAGTTCCAGTGGCACCTCCACTGCCACAAGTTAGCTCCAACACTGACACACTAGCGGTCTCTGGCGCATCTGCAGATGGCGAACAAGCCGGTTCTGACGACGCATCTGATGTTCTATCGATCCCAGACTCTGTTGCTTCGGATGACGATAAGTTCCATACTCCTGCCCCAACTACAGAACCACAACCGGAACCAGAATCTTCTGTTCCAGACGCTTCTGCTCCAAGCTCTGCAATTCCAGTGCCACCACCTCCACCACCAATGCCGGTGATCCCACCTCCTCCACCAATGCCATAA
- the IST3 gene encoding U2 snRNP complex subunit IST3 (U2 snRNP protein SNU17; Increased sodium tolerance protein 3), which translates to MNQVRSIQKLSERELECGILEPEKSWHHQYKDQAYINFGGMHQELTEGDILTIFSQYGCPVDIKLVRDQNTGDSKGFGFLKYEDQRSTILAVDNLNGSRICGRVIRVDHAFYRPRDGEEEYEEAVKRELENDLVVPGKGSDTDKRSEPEPGPMPGSDSADEFADPMAAFLKK; encoded by the coding sequence ATGAATCAGGTACGATCAATTCAGAAGTTGAGCGAAAGAGAGCTAGAATGTGGAATTTTGGAGCCAGAAAAATCGTGGCATCACCAGTACAAAGACCAGGCATACATTAATTTCGGAGGGATGCACCAGGAGTTGACAGAAGGAGATATTTTAACTATATTCTCGCAGTATGGGTGTCCCGTTGACATCAAGCTTGTTAGAGACCAGAATACGGGGGATTCGAAGGGTTTTGGATTTCTCAAGTACGAGGACCAACGATCAACTATTCTTGCGGTAGATAACTTGAACGGATCCCGGATTTGTGGAAGGGTGATTCGAGTTGATCATGCGTTTTACAGGCCCAGGgatggtgaagaagaatatgagGAGGCGGTGAAGCgtgaattggaaaatgatTTAGTGGTGCCCGGAAAAGGCTCAGATACAGATAAGCGatcagaaccagaaccaggCCCCATGCCTGGCTCAGACTCAGCGGATGAGTTTGCAGATCCAATGGCAGCGTTCCTTAAAAAGTGA
- a CDS encoding bifunctional 4-hydroxy-4-methyl-2-oxoglutarate aldolase/oxaloacetate decarboxylase: MTSYAARLKRFTTCDISDGLLNLYGIANGGYFPNLTRRSGSGTIVGKAYTVLFGDPKETGSPEAANYIDSVPEGSVLTMAVTEDLQMHHAPYTKPSQAMYGGLMSTRAQYLGSEGSVVFGRIRDLQEHRDLDHSVFSYGIGTCAPKAALKPIALDVPLRIKISDGTTDTITPGDWLICDENGVVRIPGEVNGRALDLDRLLEYVEKSVEADELVSQDIKNGEPAKASQKKRRAVLKKYIE; this comes from the coding sequence atgacTAGCTACGCTGCCCGTTTGAAACGGTTTACAACCTGCGATATTTCTGATGGTTTATTGAATCTGTATGGAATTGCAAATGGAGGCTACTTCCCCAACCTTACAAGACGTTCAGGTTCTGGAACTATTGTTGGCAAGGCATACACCGTTTTATTTGGAGATCCCAAAGAAACAGGCTCGCCAGAAGCGGCCAATTACATTGATAGCGTGCCAGAGGGTTCAGTTTTAACCATGGCAGTAACTGAAGACTTACAAATGCACCATGCACCATATACAAAACCTTCACAGGCCATGTATGGGGGATTGATGTCGACTCGGGCCCAGTATCTAGGTAGCGAGGGTTCTGTTGTATTTGGAAGGATCCGTGACCTCCAAGAACACCGTGACTTAGATCACAGCGTATTTAGTTACGGCATTGGAACATGTGCTCCCAAGGCTGCTTTGAAACCTATAGCATTGGATGTGCCATTAAGGATCAAGATTAGTGACGGAACAACCGATACGATTACGCCTGGGGACTGGCTGATCTGCGACGAAAACGGGGTGGTGCGTATTCCAGGCGAAGTTAACGGGCGTGCTTTGGATCTGGACCGGTTGTTGGAATATGTAGAGAAGTCTGTTGAAGCTGATGAGCTGGTCTCTCAAGACATTAAGAATGGAGAGCCTGCCAAGGCATCCCAGAAGAAGCGCAGGGCcgtgttgaagaagtacatTGAATAG